The Bombus fervidus isolate BK054 chromosome 1, iyBomFerv1, whole genome shotgun sequence genome includes a window with the following:
- the LOC139997980 gene encoding GMP reductase 1 isoform X1, with translation MPNIINDIKLDFKDVLLRPKRSTLKSRSEVDLFTEITFRNSKQTYKGIPIIASNMDTVGTFEMAKALSKYGLFTTIHKYYSVEEWKDFASENAENLKYVAASSGTGKEDFERLSNVLTAVPELSFICLDVANGYSQHFVEYVRKVRAEFPNHTIIAGNVVTGEMVEELILSGADIVKVGIGPGSVCTTRMKTGVGYPQLSAVIECADAAHGLKGHIISDGGCTCPGDLAKAFGAGADFVMAGGMFAGHDECGGDCIEKNGKKYKLFYGMASSTAMKKHAGVAEYRSSEGKTVEVPYKGPVENTILDILGGLRSACTYTGAERLRELPRRATFIRCTQQLNPMYGPPPEI, from the exons atgccTAATATTATAAACGATATCAAATTAGATTTTAAAGATGTTTTATTACGCCCAAAAAGGAGTACGTTAAAGAGCAGATCCGAA GTTGATTTATTTACAGAAATTACATTTCGTAATTCAAAACAAACTTACAAGGGAATACCTATAATCGCTTCAAATATGGATACAGTAGGAACATTTGAAATGGCTAAAGCTTTATCAAAG taCGGTCTATTTACTAccattcataaatattattcggTGGAAGAATGGAAGGATTTTGCTTCTGAAAATGCAGAAAATCTTAAATATGTAGCTGCCAGCTCTGGCACAGGGAAAGAAGACTTTGAACGGTTGTCAAATGTCTTGACAGCTGTACCagaattatcttttatttgtttagaCGTAGCTAATGGTTATTCTCAACATTTTGTTGAATATGTTAGAAAAGTGAGGGCTGAGTTTCCTAATCACACAATAATT GCAGGAAATGTAGTTACTGGTGAGATGGTagaagaattaatattatctgGAGCTGATATAGTAAAAGTTGGAATTGGCCCTGGATCTGTGTGTACTACACGAATGAAAACTGGTGTAGGATATCCACAGCTAAGTGCTGTAATTGAATGTGCAGATGCGGCTCATGGTTTAAAAGGACATATTATTTCT GATGGTGGTTGTACTTGTCCAGGTGATTTAGCAAAAGCTTTTGGTGCTGGAGCAGATTTTGTAATGGCAGGTGGTATGTTTGCGGGACATGATGAATGTGGAGGTGattgtatagaaaaaaatggcaaaaaatataaacttttttatGGTATGGCTTCAAGCACAGCAATGAAGAAGCATGCTGGTGTTGCTGAATATAG ATCATCAGAAGGTAAAACTGTGGAAGTGCCTTATAAAGGACCAGTGGAAAATACTATATTAGATATATTAGGAGGTTTGCGTTCTGCATGCACATATACGGGAGCTGAACGGTTACGTGAACTCccacgtcgtgctacatttaTACGCTGTACGCAACAATTAAATCCAATGTATGGACCACCACCAGAAATCTGA
- the LOC139997980 gene encoding GMP reductase 1 isoform X2 has product MDTVGTFEMAKALSKYGLFTTIHKYYSVEEWKDFASENAENLKYVAASSGTGKEDFERLSNVLTAVPELSFICLDVANGYSQHFVEYVRKVRAEFPNHTIIAGNVVTGEMVEELILSGADIVKVGIGPGSVCTTRMKTGVGYPQLSAVIECADAAHGLKGHIISDGGCTCPGDLAKAFGAGADFVMAGGMFAGHDECGGDCIEKNGKKYKLFYGMASSTAMKKHAGVAEYRSSEGKTVEVPYKGPVENTILDILGGLRSACTYTGAERLRELPRRATFIRCTQQLNPMYGPPPEI; this is encoded by the exons ATGGATACAGTAGGAACATTTGAAATGGCTAAAGCTTTATCAAAG taCGGTCTATTTACTAccattcataaatattattcggTGGAAGAATGGAAGGATTTTGCTTCTGAAAATGCAGAAAATCTTAAATATGTAGCTGCCAGCTCTGGCACAGGGAAAGAAGACTTTGAACGGTTGTCAAATGTCTTGACAGCTGTACCagaattatcttttatttgtttagaCGTAGCTAATGGTTATTCTCAACATTTTGTTGAATATGTTAGAAAAGTGAGGGCTGAGTTTCCTAATCACACAATAATT GCAGGAAATGTAGTTACTGGTGAGATGGTagaagaattaatattatctgGAGCTGATATAGTAAAAGTTGGAATTGGCCCTGGATCTGTGTGTACTACACGAATGAAAACTGGTGTAGGATATCCACAGCTAAGTGCTGTAATTGAATGTGCAGATGCGGCTCATGGTTTAAAAGGACATATTATTTCT GATGGTGGTTGTACTTGTCCAGGTGATTTAGCAAAAGCTTTTGGTGCTGGAGCAGATTTTGTAATGGCAGGTGGTATGTTTGCGGGACATGATGAATGTGGAGGTGattgtatagaaaaaaatggcaaaaaatataaacttttttatGGTATGGCTTCAAGCACAGCAATGAAGAAGCATGCTGGTGTTGCTGAATATAG ATCATCAGAAGGTAAAACTGTGGAAGTGCCTTATAAAGGACCAGTGGAAAATACTATATTAGATATATTAGGAGGTTTGCGTTCTGCATGCACATATACGGGAGCTGAACGGTTACGTGAACTCccacgtcgtgctacatttaTACGCTGTACGCAACAATTAAATCCAATGTATGGACCACCACCAGAAATCTGA